The genomic DNA GATGCCCTCCGGACGCCACAGGGGGAGGCGCTTAGCCTTCGTGCGGGACACCTTTGAAGCCGTCGGTCGGTACCGGAAGGGAGATATCGACGAAGAGGAGCTTGCCGCCCTGGAAGAGGAAGCCTGCCCTGGGGGTGGGTCCTGCCAGGGATTGTACACGGCAAATACCATGGCGTGCCTCGTCGAGGCCATGGGGATGAGCCTTCCCGGGTGCGGGACGGCCCTTGCGGTTTCGGCGAAAAAACGCCGCATCGCCTACGAGAGCGGGAGGCGGATTGTGGAGCTTGTGCGGATGGGTCAGAACGCAAGGAAAATCCTCACCGCCACTGCCCTTCGAAACGCCATTGTTGTGGACCTTGCTCTGGGGGGATCGACGAATACGGTGCTCCACCTTCTTGCCCTCGCCCAGGAACTCGGGGAAAATTCTATCACCCTTCGAACCTTTGATGAGCTCTCCCGGAAGGTTCCGCACCTTGTGCTCCTTGAGCCTGCGGGGGATCTTTTCATGGAGGATTTTGCCTTTGCCGGAGGAGTTCCGGCCCTCCTTGCCACCCTTGGGGAACTCCTCGAGGACGCCCCGACGGTCTCAGGGAAGACCATCCGGGAAATCCAGAAATCCGTCTCCTACGTCGACCGCTCAGTCATCCGGCCTCTGGATAACCCTTATAACCGTGAGGGAGGCATCGCCGTTCTTTTTGGGTCCCTTGCCCCAGAAGGTGCGGTGGTCAAGCAATCGGCGGTGGACGAGAGCGTGCGGGTGTTCCGGGGGAAGGCCCTCTGCTGCGAGAGCGAAGAGGAAGCCATGGAAATCATAACCTCGGGAAAAGTCACCAGGGGTTCAGTCATCGTCATCCGCTACGAAGGTCCCCGCGGAGGACCGGGTATGCGGGAGATGCTTGCCCCCACCTCAAGCATCGTGGGCATGGGGCTTGCCAAAGACGTGGCTCTCGTGACGGATGGGCGCTTCTCTGGAGGAACGCGGGGTCCCTGTGTGGGCCATGTGGCTCCTGAGGCAGCAGTGGGAGGACCGATTGCCCTTGTCCGGGATGGGGATGAGATTCTCATCGACATCCCCAATCGGAAACTTGAGCTTCTTGTGGACCCGGAGGAGCTCTCCCGACGTCGGGAAGCGTTCACCCCTCCCCCACCAAGGTACGAGAAAGGTATACTCTCTCGGTTTGCGAAACTCGCTCGTTCGGCTTCCCTTGGAGCGAGTATGGCCTAAAGGAGGTGAGAACTCTTGCGGATGAAA from Candidatus Caldatribacterium sp. includes the following:
- the ilvD gene encoding dihydroxy-acid dehydratase — its product is MRSKRVTEGIDRCPHRSLFFATGITREGLQRPLIGIASAFSDLVPGHIHMRELERFIERGIEAGGGTPFVFGVPAICDGIAMGHEGMRFSLPSRDIIADAVESVVEAHALDGVVFLTNCDKITPGMLLAAARLDIPSIFVTAGPMPSGRHRGRRLAFVRDTFEAVGRYRKGDIDEEELAALEEEACPGGGSCQGLYTANTMACLVEAMGMSLPGCGTALAVSAKKRRIAYESGRRIVELVRMGQNARKILTATALRNAIVVDLALGGSTNTVLHLLALAQELGENSITLRTFDELSRKVPHLVLLEPAGDLFMEDFAFAGGVPALLATLGELLEDAPTVSGKTIREIQKSVSYVDRSVIRPLDNPYNREGGIAVLFGSLAPEGAVVKQSAVDESVRVFRGKALCCESEEEAMEIITSGKVTRGSVIVIRYEGPRGGPGMREMLAPTSSIVGMGLAKDVALVTDGRFSGGTRGPCVGHVAPEAAVGGPIALVRDGDEILIDIPNRKLELLVDPEELSRRREAFTPPPPRYEKGILSRFAKLARSASLGASMA